The genomic region GCACGATCGCCATAAAGGCTCCAACTACGTTGATGCACGTTCATGCCGTGAGGGTAGAGCTGGAGAAGGCCATTTCGAAGAACGACGTTATCGATGCATGGAAGGGCTACAAGCGTATAATGGAGGTTGGAAAGAACAGCGGTATCACATCAACAGGACAGATGATGGATCTTGCGAGGGAGTTCGGAAGGGATCGTTCTGATCTCTATGAAATAGCTGTATGGACTCAGAGCGTGTCCGTGGGCGGTAACCATGTCTCTTATATTCAGGCGGTACATCAGGAGAGTGACGTGGTTCCAGAAAATGTTGACGCCATCAGATCCATGTTCGAGATCGCCGACAGGGACAAATCGATCTCGATGACCGATGGCAGATTGAAGATTGAGAAAAGGGTGTTTTAATGGAAAGTAATGAGGAGAATAAGGAAAAGAAGACCATAGAGGATCTTCCAGGTGTTGGAGAAGCGACGGCTGAAAAGCTGAGGGAAAATGGATACGACGATATAATGGCAATAGCCGTAGCCTCCCCAAAAGATCTGTCGGACGTCACCGGGATAGGCGAGGGCGCCGCAGCGAAGATAATTGCGGCGGCAAGGAAATTTGCAGATATCGGAAATTTCGAAACCGGCGAAGAGATACTTGAGAGGAGAAAGAGCATACAGAAACTCACAACGGGCAGCAAGAACCTCGACGATCTGCTCGGCGGTGGCTTGGAGACTCAGGCCATAACAGAATTCTTCGGGGAATTTGGATCTGGAAAGACCCAGATAATGCATCAGCTAGCCGTAAACTGCACACTTCCTAAGGAAAAGGGAGGCTTCGACAGCGACGTCATGATGATAGATACCGAAAACACGTTCAGACCGGAGCGAATAATCCAGATGGCAAAGAGCAAGGGTGCGGATCCGGATGAAACCCTCAAGAGAATACATGTGGCAAGGGCCTACAATTCCCATCATCAGATACTTCTCGCTGAGAAGGCGCAGGACACGGCCAAGGAGTTCAACATAAAGCTGCTGATAGTGGATTCACTCACGGCACACTTCAGATCCGAGTATGTGGGACGTGGTTCTCTGGCAGAGAGGCAGCAGCTGCTCAATAAGCATATGCACGATCTGCTGAGGTTCGGAACCATATACAACGCGGTTATAGCGGTTACGAATCAGGTTTCCGCCAGGCCTGACGTCTTCTTTGGTGATCCTATGGCGCCCATAGGTGGAAACATAGTGGGCCATACCGCGACCTTCAGGATATATCTGAGAAAGAGCAAGGGAGGGAAGAGGATAGCAAGACTCATAGATTCGCCATATCTGCCTGAAGGAGAGACGGTGATACAGATCAGCGAAGATGGGGTGAGCGATGGTACGTGATCTCCTCCTGCTTCATTTTTATAGGTTTGTGAGCTACTCCTAAGCTAAAGCATCGGGGCTTCCCTTCATTGAAGAGACCTCTGCCTCTCCGAACATCCGTACAAGCCCGATGTTGCGATCTCCACAGGCGTGTATTCGGATCGCACCGATCCTACTTTTATAACTCCAATCTTCCTTATGTTCTTGGTGGCATTCAGATCCCTGTCGATCGTTAATCCGCACACATTGCAATGATATATGCGATCTGATAACTTCAGATCATGCTTTATGTTACCGCATGATGAACATATCTTAGATGATGGATCTAACCTTCCTATCTCTATTATATTCTTTCCATATTTTTCCACTTTCCATTTCAGTTTCTGCTTTATGCCACGATGCTCCGATCATGGAAGGCGACCGGTTTCCACACATCGCTGCCCAAGTATCATTATCCGATCAAATTCCATGGATCATCATTCATTTCCCCTGTATATGCCGTATTCTTTCAGTATCCTTAGAAATTCCTGTGCGTTCTTTTCAGTGTAGAATACAAATCTTATAACGTACCCTTCCTTTTTTTCTCTCAGGAAGGAGAGAACGGTCTCAAGTGCTATTCTCTCTGCACGATCGAATGGAAACCCGTAAATGCCCGTGCTTATCGCCGGAAAGGCTACGTCATGTATGCCGTTCTCCGCAGAAAGTTCAAGCGAGTTTCTGTAGGCACTGGCAAGCGTCTCATCCTCATTATCATGTCCTCCCCTCCAGATTGGTCCAACCGTATGTATCACATACTTCGATCTCAGCCTGTAACCTCTCGTCATAACAGCTTTGCCAGCCGGGAGCCCATCTGCATATCTCTCCATCCTTATCCTTGCGAGCTCCTGGTCCATTTCTGGCCCAGCTGCTGCATGTATGGCCCCATCAACACCACCGCCACCCATCAGCGATGAGTTGGCTGCGTTGACTATGGCTTCGGCATCAGATTCCGTTATATCCCCTATCTCGATAACAATCTGGCTATTCCCATAGGGAATAGAGAGGATACGTCTCATGATCACAGCTATACTAACCTATGAAAAAATCCTTCCGATCATGTTTGATCGGCAGTTTCAGCCTGAAAAATTTAAGTACGGCATGATCATTTTATTCTGAATGTGGTCTTACATCTACGAGAAATTTTCCAGAAGCCCTTCACAGTTGAAGATAGTCAAGAAGATGTTTTCAATAGGAATACGCGTGGCAAAACTCTATGACGAACCGGTGCTGATGTGCGGAGATATAGAGATAAGACCAAATACGCTTGCAAAGGCCACAGGGACGGATCGAAGGTCCGTTATCAGTGTTCTAGATCGCATCATCAATGATGAAACGCTTTATCCCATATTTTCACAGCTTGAGCCAGTGGCGAATCTTTGGAAGGTCAGCTCAAAGCTCGGATATGGTGTGATCGAGATACTGCCGGAGAGTGCCTCAAAGCCTGGAATAATTGCTGGCGTATCTAGCATAATAGCAAAGAGAGGGATAAGCATAAGACAGGTAATAGTCGATGATCCTGAACTGGTGGAGGATCCAAAGGCCGTGGTTGTTACCGAGCAGAAGGTACCTCCGGATATCATACAGGATCTTAAAGCTGTTGAAGGCGTGAGGGCTATAACGATATTGTGATCCAACTTAAGTTGAGATTGAAATTATTCTGCAATCCTTTATGATATTCTGGCGATCAGATATAGTTTGATACGCCGTCAGGATAAAGCACTTCCATAGTCTTGGCGATCCTTTCCTCCAGTTTGTCTCGTGTATAGCCAGTCAGGTTGACGTGACCTACCTTCCTCCTCCTTCTTATACCCTGCTTACCATACCAATACACACTGGATTCTCCCAGAGAAAGTATCTTTACAACCTTATCGTGATCAAGATCCTGTCCGAGTATATTTATCGAAGAGGATGGTCTGTAGAGCACAGGTTTTGGAACTGGCAGGCCGCTTATGGCCCTCACATGCTCCTCGAACTGAGAAATGGATGATCCGAGAAGTGTGTGATGTCCAGAGTTGTGCACCCTCGGTGCATATTCATTTATTATTACCTGTCTATTCTTCACATAGAACTCTATGCCCATAACACCGTGATAATCCAGGGCCTGCATCAGCTTCAATGCCATATCTGGCATGGAGAGATCCTCTGTTGGCGCGATATTGTAGATGAATATTGCCTCCCTGTTGTAATTGTACGTGGGATCGAAATATGTGAAATTTCCATCCCGATCACGGATCGCTATTATGGAGGCTTCATAATCGAAGTCTATGAATTCCTCGACAACAAATTTATCGCCCTTAAGCGTCTCGCTCACACTGCCGTCATATATGACCTGCCCCTTTCCGTCGTATCCTCCATAGGCATTCTTTATAACCGCCTTGCCGAAATCCTTTGCATACCTGACGGCCTCTTCAAAGCTGTTTGCCACCCGGTATTCCGCAACCCTGAGGCCATGATCCGAGAGAAAATCCTTCTCCCTTGATCTGTCCTTCTTGAGGTCCACAGCCTCTTTGCTGGGAAATAGCTTTCCCTGAGATTGCGCATAACTGAGGGCTTCCTCCATCACATGTTCAAATTCAAAAGTGACCACATCAGACTCGTCCACGAATTTTCTATATTCTTCCGGGCTGAAGTGTGCATCTGCTATTAGTGATGCTGGGCCAACTCCATTAGAGTCTAGCGTGAAATACCTGTTTCCAAGCCTTCGGCCCTCATTTATCATCATAAAACCCAGCTGACCGGTGCCAATGATCCCTATGTTCATAGCAGATGGATGTTATTGAAAAATAAATAATTTATAGGGGACGACCAGGAACCTCTGGCCTCCAGAGTCTTTGAAATCTATCACATATCTATCCGGTGTACGCCGCGTTCCAGTCAATGGAAAGTGGATTCCCGAGACTGCGCCGGTCATCGGAATGATAATGCAACCGTATAGGCGGTCTTCAGTGTGACGAAGAGAATTATCACGATGATTAGCAGGCGGACCTTTCTGCTGTCAAATCTGTGCATCATCAGGGATCCTGTCAAACCTCCAGCCACCCCACCGACCAGTACTATTATCCAGAGAATGTAGTTAACGCCCCTGAGTATTGCAAGGTATGACATGAAGCCCGATGCCGACGAAAAGAGTGCTATGAATGCGGATGTCCCGGCGATCTTCTTGTAATCAGTTTCCATGAATGTGAGAACGGGCAGTATGATCATGCCGCCTCCAACCCCAAGCAGACCTCCCAGGAATCCAGCCAGGGCACCTATGAATATTCCCGTTATAGCTCCGTTTATGCCGGTCAAAACGGCATTCTTTCTATCGCTCTTTCGCCCCCTTATTAGGTTGAACAGCGTGTAGGAGAGGAATATGACGAATATTATGAGGAGATATTTTCTCGGCGTATGTACTCCCACCATAGCCCCAACTGGCGCCATTATCACGGCCGGTATGAGGAAGATCACGCCGATCTTCCAGATGATGAAATTATGCTTTGCATTGTTTGCCGTTGCGCTGGAGAGTGAGAAGACGTTAAGCAACAATCCTGCGGCCGCTGCGATCGAGAAAGGTATGCCAAAGGAATAGTAAATCGGTATGAGAGTATTGGCTGCACCAACCCCAGATATGGCAAATAGAGCTGAGAGTATCCATGTCAATATGAGTATTATTATATAGAGTGCCCCAAACATAGGCATCATTTCCGGCCATAGTAATCTGGCTTGCAGACGAATTTACCATTGAGCACCTTTATATCGGACTCGTAGGTGTATTCGCCGCATATTTCGCATTTTACCTTAGATCCGTCCTTCTTTACAGGTTTGAACTTGAAATCCTGGATCTCGGCATATTCAAATATATCCTCATCAGGCAGGCCTGCGATCCATTCAAGGACCGGATCTATAGCCTCGGAGGGGATTTCAGAGGGTTCCATTCCCTGCTTTCTGTATTTGAAAAATTCGGAGGCTCTTACATTTAGCTCGTCCATGAAGCTGTTTCGCACATGGACACGTATAGCTTTACCACCTGGCCTGTATATTATGATTGCAAGCTTGCCGTATCCGAGAAGCGAGAACAGACCTTTCCCATATGTACATCCAGTGGAAGCCTGAACTCCATCGTTGAAACAGCCGTTCATATCCTCTTCGGACATCTCAGAAAGTAGAAATGTCCTGTGATCTTTCTCCTTATCCAGCTTCGCCAGCTTAAGTGCATAGGCGCCGGCCCTGTAACCCATCGGCATATACGGGCACTTGTGCCCGTGAAACTCAAACGCCCATTCAGGAATACCGAACTCAAGTCTTTCCATTCTGTTTCACCAACACCATAATCAAATAGTTATATTTCTATTTGACTATGACAAATATTCTCATAGTCAGAAAACTATATATTGTATAATCGGATGTTAACAGGTTATGGAATCAACCTGCAGGATAATAAAGCTCAGGAACACCGATCTAAACGCCTATGAGGGCAGTGAAAGGATACTCGAAGCCCTTGCCTCAAAGGTCAGACTTGCCATTCTCGATCTGATGATTCAGTACGATGAGGTCTGCACTTGCGAGCTGGTTCCGGCACTGAATCTTTCGCAGCCAACCATAACGGTGCACCTGAACAAGCTGTATGATGCAGGTATAATCGAAAAGAGGGAGATCAAAAAATTCACGTTCTATCATATCAGGCCTAAATATAGGGAACTGGTGGAAACGGCGATAAGACTAGATAAAACATAGCAGTGTGTGTGATGTAAAAGGGTTCAGAAATGGAGCATTATTTCCCAATTAAAATAAAAATCTTCGCATTTAAATCCAGCCCTATCAATTTTATCCATTCGCATAAATTTTATACAAGTCAGCCCATACCAGTCTCGGATTGTGGCTATCATCGGAGTTGTTAAATTCTGTTAAAATAAACTGTTAAATTGGCTAACAGCGGTTGAATGCGGTCAATTGTGGATTATGTAGTTTCATCAACCATTAGTATATTATATTTATCGATTTGAATATATATCGGTTCATCGTCTCCGTAGCTTACTTTAACAAAGTCTGCAAATAAGTATGGCTCATATTTCTTTTTAGTTCGTAGATAATCTCTATTAGGGTGTGAGCTTTCTGCTAATCTATCACAAATTGTGTCGTAATCGATGTATTCGATATCGTATGCCTTTGTCTTAAACTTCGCATATTTCAATCTCTTCGCAACGCTTTCTCTGTCTATCGGCTTTATATACGGGTTATCTACAAACATTTGTGGTAAGTCAATCAGAAAGATATAATCAGTTGGTAGTTCGTGTTCTGATAGGTATTTCGTGGTTTTGAGAAAAAAAGCCTTCTCTGGGAGCAGTTATGGTCTCATTAGAACGTATATATGATTCAATGGCTAGTCTGGCTATCTGGACTGCCTTTTTTCCGATATCAAGGTCAATGCTTAATCCTGGATTGTTCATGATAATATGATTCAAATTAAGATAATAAAGACGTGCATATTCTGTTCATTTGCATCCTGGATATCTGAAATACAGCTCAATTTAATGACAATAATGAAATAACATGTCCCAACGCTGGAGATCTTACTTTCCATATATCTATCCCTAAACGATTGATGCTGTCCACACTTTCCCTTTCCAACGCATAGATTCTGATGTAAAGCCATTTCTAAAATTATGAGATAACCATCATCTTTGCCTTAATGCCTATATTTGAACTGCTATATACTTGAGAAGCAATATATGATGATAAAACTAGGATAAGATATACAGATAGAAGAAGAATCATGAATCAGAAATAAAAATAAAACTTGAAGCTAGATCGACTTTTGATCGGATTTCTTTATATCAGCCTTCGTTGATTCATGCAAGTAAAGAAGGATTATCGTTGAGCTTCTTTTTCAATTCTTTCTGTAGCTGTTCTGCCGTAAGGCTTTTTACAACTTCTTTGATTCCTGAAACATCTGGATGCGTTATGGCGTTCCACAGGCAGGCCACGGTACAGTTATTGCAGCCAACCATGCAGTTTTCGGGGTACATGACCACTGCTTTATGCCTGTCGAAATCATAACCGAACACATTTCTCTTTTCTCCGCAGGTGACAACACACATGCCGCATCCAGTACATTTATTCTCATCGATAACAGGCTCCCAGTGAATTGTGGATCTGGAAATACCATGCCACACTGCGAATTTATTCTGCTGTTCGATCTCAGTCATTTTTTATCGCCTCTAAATGTACCGAGTGATCAGGGAATTTATCAATCCTCTCCTGCAGCTCATGTTTTACCTCTGGAAATATCTTGTATTTTAGGATAGCATCTTTCACG from Thermoplasma sp. Kam2015 harbors:
- the radA gene encoding DNA repair and recombination protein RadA, which codes for MESNEENKEKKTIEDLPGVGEATAEKLRENGYDDIMAIAVASPKDLSDVTGIGEGAAAKIIAAARKFADIGNFETGEEILERRKSIQKLTTGSKNLDDLLGGGLETQAITEFFGEFGSGKTQIMHQLAVNCTLPKEKGGFDSDVMMIDTENTFRPERIIQMAKSKGADPDETLKRIHVARAYNSHHQILLAEKAQDTAKEFNIKLLIVDSLTAHFRSEYVGRGSLAERQQLLNKHMHDLLRFGTIYNAVIAVTNQVSARPDVFFGDPMAPIGGNIVGHTATFRIYLRKSKGGKRIARLIDSPYLPEGETVIQISEDGVSDGT
- a CDS encoding zinc ribbon domain-containing protein, giving the protein MKQKLKWKVEKYGKNIIEIGRLDPSSKICSSCGNIKHDLKLSDRIYHCNVCGLTIDRDLNATKNIRKIGVIKVGSVRSEYTPVEIATSGLYGCSERQRSLQ
- a CDS encoding ACT domain-containing protein; the protein is MWSYIYEKFSRSPSQLKIVKKMFSIGIRVAKLYDEPVLMCGDIEIRPNTLAKATGTDRRSVISVLDRIINDETLYPIFSQLEPVANLWKVSSKLGYGVIEILPESASKPGIIAGVSSIIAKRGISIRQVIVDDPELVEDPKAVVVTEQKVPPDIIQDLKAVEGVRAITIL
- a CDS encoding FmdE family protein; its protein translation is MERLEFGIPEWAFEFHGHKCPYMPMGYRAGAYALKLAKLDKEKDHRTFLLSEMSEEDMNGCFNDGVQASTGCTYGKGLFSLLGYGKLAIIIYRPGGKAIRVHVRNSFMDELNVRASEFFKYRKQGMEPSEIPSEAIDPVLEWIAGLPDEDIFEYAEIQDFKFKPVKKDGSKVKCEICGEYTYESDIKVLNGKFVCKPDYYGRK
- a CDS encoding O-acetyl-ADP-ribose deacetylase, producing MRRILSIPYGNSQIVIEIGDITESDAEAIVNAANSSLMGGGGVDGAIHAAAGPEMDQELARIRMERYADGLPAGKAVMTRGYRLRSKYVIHTVGPIWRGGHDNEDETLASAYRNSLELSAENGIHDVAFPAISTGIYGFPFDRAERIALETVLSFLREKKEGYVIRFVFYTEKNAQEFLRILKEYGIYRGNE
- a CDS encoding sulfite exporter TauE/SafE family protein gives rise to the protein MFGALYIIILILTWILSALFAISGVGAANTLIPIYYSFGIPFSIAAAAGLLLNVFSLSSATANNAKHNFIIWKIGVIFLIPAVIMAPVGAMVGVHTPRKYLLIIFVIFLSYTLFNLIRGRKSDRKNAVLTGINGAITGIFIGALAGFLGGLLGVGGGMIILPVLTFMETDYKKIAGTSAFIALFSSASGFMSYLAILRGVNYILWIIVLVGGVAGGLTGSLMMHRFDSRKVRLLIIVIILFVTLKTAYTVALSFR
- a CDS encoding 5-(carboxyamino)imidazole ribonucleotide synthase — its product is MNIGIIGTGQLGFMMINEGRRLGNRYFTLDSNGVGPASLIADAHFSPEEYRKFVDESDVVTFEFEHVMEEALSYAQSQGKLFPSKEAVDLKKDRSREKDFLSDHGLRVAEYRVANSFEEAVRYAKDFGKAVIKNAYGGYDGKGQVIYDGSVSETLKGDKFVVEEFIDFDYEASIIAIRDRDGNFTYFDPTYNYNREAIFIYNIAPTEDLSMPDMALKLMQALDYHGVMGIEFYVKNRQVIINEYAPRVHNSGHHTLLGSSISQFEEHVRAISGLPVPKPVLYRPSSSINILGQDLDHDKVVKILSLGESSVYWYGKQGIRRRRKVGHVNLTGYTRDKLEERIAKTMEVLYPDGVSNYI
- a CDS encoding helix-turn-helix transcriptional regulator gives rise to the protein MESTCRIIKLRNTDLNAYEGSERILEALASKVRLAILDLMIQYDEVCTCELVPALNLSQPTITVHLNKLYDAGIIEKREIKKFTFYHIRPKYRELVETAIRLDKT
- a CDS encoding ferredoxin family protein; amino-acid sequence: MTEIEQQNKFAVWHGISRSTIHWEPVIDENKCTGCGMCVVTCGEKRNVFGYDFDRHKAVVMYPENCMVGCNNCTVACLWNAITHPDVSGIKEVVKSLTAEQLQKELKKKLNDNPSLLA